A stretch of Blastocatellia bacterium DNA encodes these proteins:
- a CDS encoding TIGR04222 domain-containing membrane protein has protein sequence MEWLTNNALTNLHGFQFLFLYISVAATTIFATWLMVRRQDKTDKMPPLHVPKTPDIYEIAYLRGKENEIIRLSILNLISQAYLQIVSDKISKNPNHPDPGLLSTLDKQIFAACYNGMEAKDVFSNPTISNIAIRYCETYQQNLETKHLLTSQEVKQAAWGIGTAGALLLMCLSGYKIAVAISQGRHNIGFLIFLTIISLVILIFAAKPPRLSKRGKNYLEMLKQVFSNLSNKESLSATSTFDPAIAPMAMAIFGVGILAGTSFDSFEHAFHRSASAGNYGGCGSSCGSSSCGGGGGCGGGCGGGGCGG, from the coding sequence GGATTTCAATTTCTTTTTCTTTATATTTCTGTGGCAGCTACTACAATTTTTGCTACTTGGCTAATGGTAAGACGACAAGACAAAACCGATAAAATGCCTCCTTTACACGTACCAAAAACTCCTGATATTTATGAGATTGCTTATCTTCGAGGTAAAGAAAACGAAATTATCCGACTCTCAATTCTTAATTTAATTTCTCAAGCATATTTACAAATAGTTAGTGACAAAATTAGCAAAAATCCAAATCATCCTGACCCAGGACTACTTTCAACACTAGATAAACAAATATTTGCAGCTTGTTACAATGGGATGGAAGCAAAAGATGTTTTTAGTAATCCCACTATATCTAACATAGCAATAAGATACTGTGAAACTTATCAACAAAATTTAGAAACTAAACATTTATTAACATCTCAAGAAGTTAAACAAGCCGCTTGGGGAATAGGCACAGCAGGAGCATTACTTCTGATGTGTTTAAGTGGTTATAAAATAGCTGTTGCCATAAGCCAAGGCCGACACAATATAGGTTTTCTAATCTTTCTAACAATTATTTCCTTGGTAATTTTAATCTTTGCAGCTAAACCTCCTAGATTAAGTAAAAGAGGTAAAAATTATTTAGAAATGCTTAAGCAAGTATTTTCCAATTTATCTAATAAGGAAAGTTTGAGTGCAACATCTACTTTTGATCCAGCAATAGCACCAATGGCGATGGCTATATTTGGTGTAGGAATACTAGCAGGGACTTCCTTTGATTCCTTTGAACATGCTTTCCACCGTTCTGCTTCTGCTGGTAATTATGGTGGTTGTGGTAGCAGTTGTGGTAGTAGTAGTTGTGGCGGTGGTGGCGGCTGTGGTGGTGGTTGTGGCGGTGGTGGTTGCGGCGGCTAA